A genomic window from Silene latifolia isolate original U9 population chromosome Y, ASM4854445v1, whole genome shotgun sequence includes:
- the LOC141633921 gene encoding uncharacterized protein LOC141633921 isoform X1 — MRVAVIGGGISGLGATYELAKAGINVVLYEKEERLGGHSKTVCFDGVHLDLGFMVFNRVTYPNMLEMFENLGIEMEASYMSFSVSLDKCRGCEWGSRNGLRGLFAQKTNALNPYFLKMIQEIIKFKDDTITYLEELGNNPDMDRDETLGNFINSRGYSKLFQKAYLVPMCASIWSCPSNTVMNFSAYSILSFCRNHHLLQLFGRPQWLTVKGRSHCYVNKVREELEARDVQVKTSTEVHSVSTTNQGCTLFCADGTQDVYDRCIIAVHAPDAIRILGKDATFDETRLLGAFQYVYSDIYLHRDKTFMPRNEAAWSAWNFLGSIDSKVCLTYWLNVLQNICQTNEDPFLVTLNPPHLPENVLLKWITGHPVPSVAATKASLELDKIQGTRGIWFCGAYQGYGFHEDGLKAGMSAAHSLLGSSFNLLKNPKQMVPSLKETAARLFVTRFLSGFISAGSLTLLEDGGTILAFEGSRKLCPLKVALRVHNPQFYWKVATEADLGLADAYINGDFSFVDKNEGLLNLFMIFISNRDLNSSSSLNSKRGWWTPMLITAGIASAKYFYHHVSRQNTLTQARRNISRHYDLSNDMFSLFLDETMTYSCAIFESASEDLSVAQMRKISLLIEKARVEKHHEVLEIGCGWGSLAIEVVKRTGCKYTGITLSEEQLKFAERRVKEAGLQDRIRFLLIDYRQLPDNHKYDRIISCEMLEAVGHEFMEEFFRCCESLLAANGLLVLQFISIPDERYDEYRRSSDFIKEYIFPGGCLPCLSRVTSAMTAGSRLCVEHLENIGIHYYQTLRYWRKNFLDHQSKICSLGFDDKFIRTWEYYFDYCAAGFKTRTLGNYQIVFSRPGNVVAFSDS; from the exons ATGAGAGTAGCAGTGATTGGAGGAGGCATAAGCGGATTAGGTGCAACGTACGAGTTAGCAAAAGCAGGAATTAATGTGGTTTTGTACGAGAAAGAAGAACGCCTTGGTGGACATTCTAAGACCGTTTGTTTTGATGGTGTTCATTTAGACCTTGGCTTCATGGTCTTCAATCGG GTAACGTACCCAAATATGTTGGAGATGTTTGAGAACCTCGGTATAGAAATGGAGGCGTCGTATATGTCATTCTCTGTAAGTTTAGACAAATGCCGTGGTTGCGAATGGGGAAGCCGAAATGGTCTTAGAGGTCTGTTTGCCCAGAAAACTAATGCTCTTAATCCTTATTTTCTGAAGATGATTCAAGAAATTATCAAGTTTAAAGATGACACTATTac GTACCTTGAAGAGCTTGGAAACAACCCAGACATGGACCGTGATGAAACTCTTGGAAACTTTATCAACTCAAGAGGTTACTCCAAGTTGTTTCAGAAAGCTTATCTG GTACCAATGTGCGCTTCAATCTGGTCTTGCCCATCAAACACAGTGATGAACTTTTCTGCCTATTCCATTCTTTCCTTTTGTCGCAACCATCACCTTCTTCAG TTATTTGGCCGTCCACAATGGCTTACTGTGAAAGGGCGCTCTCATTGTTACGTAAACAAG GTTAGAGAGGAGCTGGAAGCGAGAGATGTGCAAGTAAAAACCAGTACAGAAGTGCATTCTGTTTCAACAACCAACCAGG GTTGTACGTTGTTTTGTGCAGACGGTACACAGGATGTTTACGATAGATGCATTATAGCTGTACATGCCCCGGATGCTATAAGAATACTAGGGAAAGATGCCACATTTGATGAAACAAGATTACTAGGTGCTTTCCAGTATGTTTACAG TGATATATACCTTCACCGAGATAAAACATTCATGCCTCGAAATGAAGCCGCATGGAGTGCATGGAATTTCTTGGGAAGCATTGACAGTAAAGTCTGTTTGACGTACTGGCTTAACGTGCTACAG AACATCTGCCAGACTAACGAAGACCCGTTTCTTGTAACCCTTAACCCACCTCACTTGCCAGAAAATGTGCTGCTAAAGTGGATAACTGGTCATCCTGTTCCCTCAGTTGCTGCAACAAAAGCTTCACTTGAGCTTGATAAGATTCAAGGAACAAGAGGAATTTGGTTCTGTGGAGCATATCAAG GTTATGGCTTTCATGAGGATGGGTTGAAG GCTGGCATGAGTGCTGCGCACAGTTTGCTTGGCAGTAGCTTCAATCTTCTGAAAAACCCGAAACAAATGGTGCCTTCATTGAAAGAAACAGCAGCTCGCCTTTTCGTTACAAGGTTCTTGAGTGGATTCATATCTGCTGGCAGCTTGAC TTTATTGGAGGATGGGGGAACTATTCTCGCATTCGAGGGTTCAAGGAAGCTCTGTCCATTAAAAGTTGCATTACGAGTTCATAACCCTCAGTTTTATTGGAAG GTTGCGACAGAAGCTGATCTAGGCCTTGCAGATGCATATATCAATGGAGACTTCTCATTTGTGGATAAAAATGAAGGTCTCCTTAACCTTTTCATG ATCTTTATATCCAACAGAGACTTGAATTCTTCTTCATCCTTGAATAGTAAGAG GGGTTGGTGGACACCGATGCTTATTACAGCCGGGATTGCATCTGCAAAATATTTCTACCACCATGTTTCCAGGCAAAACACACTTACACAAGCTCGGCGAAACATTTCTAGACATTATGACTTG AGTAATGACATGTTTTCGCTCTTTCTGGATGAAACGATGACTTATTCTTGCGCCATTTTTGAG TCAGCTAGCGAAGATTTAAGTGTGGCGCAAATGAGAAAAATTTCCCTTCTGATCGAGAAG GCCAGGGTAGAAAAACATCATGAGGTGCTTGAGATTGGTTGCGGTTGGGGAAGCTTAGCCATTGAAGTAGTGAAGCGAACTGGATGCAAATACACCGGCATTACTCTTTCTGAAGAGCAGCTAAAATTTGCAGAGCGCAGGGTCAAGGAGGCTGGCTTACAG GACCGCATAAGGTTTCTTCTCATCGATTATCGACAACTGCCAGACAACCATAAATATGATCGAATCATCTCCTG TGAGATGCTAGAGGCTGTAGGGCATGAATTCATGGAGGAGTTCTTTAGATGTTGCGAGTCGCTCTTAGCAGCCAATGGCCTTCTAGTACTTCAG TTTATATCCATCCCAGATGAGCGATATGATGAGTATCGAAGAAGCTCAGACTTCATAAAGGAATACATTTTCCCAGGCGGATGTTTACCGTGCTTGAGTCGCGTTACATCGGCAATGACTGCGGGATCCAGACTTTG TGTGGAGCATCTGGAAAACATCGGGATACATTACTATCAAACGTTAAGATATTGGCGCAAAAACTTTCTTGATCACCAAAG CAAAATCTGCTCACTTGGTTTTGACGACAAGTTCATAAGAACATGGGAATACTACTTCGACTATTGTGCAGCCGGGTTCAAGACACGGACACTAGGGAATTACCAG ATTGTCTTCTCACGACCTGGTAATGTTGTCGCATTCAGTGATTCATAG
- the LOC141633921 gene encoding uncharacterized protein LOC141633921 isoform X2 has product MRVAVIGGGISGLGATYELAKAGINVVLYEKEERLGGHSKTVCFDGVHLDLGFMVFNRVTYPNMLEMFENLGIEMEASYMSFSMIQEIIKFKDDTITYLEELGNNPDMDRDETLGNFINSRGYSKLFQKAYLVPMCASIWSCPSNTVMNFSAYSILSFCRNHHLLQLFGRPQWLTVKGRSHCYVNKVREELEARDVQVKTSTEVHSVSTTNQGCTLFCADGTQDVYDRCIIAVHAPDAIRILGKDATFDETRLLGAFQYVYSDIYLHRDKTFMPRNEAAWSAWNFLGSIDSKVCLTYWLNVLQNICQTNEDPFLVTLNPPHLPENVLLKWITGHPVPSVAATKASLELDKIQGTRGIWFCGAYQGYGFHEDGLKAGMSAAHSLLGSSFNLLKNPKQMVPSLKETAARLFVTRFLSGFISAGSLTLLEDGGTILAFEGSRKLCPLKVALRVHNPQFYWKVATEADLGLADAYINGDFSFVDKNEGLLNLFMIFISNRDLNSSSSLNSKRGWWTPMLITAGIASAKYFYHHVSRQNTLTQARRNISRHYDLSNDMFSLFLDETMTYSCAIFESASEDLSVAQMRKISLLIEKARVEKHHEVLEIGCGWGSLAIEVVKRTGCKYTGITLSEEQLKFAERRVKEAGLQDRIRFLLIDYRQLPDNHKYDRIISCEMLEAVGHEFMEEFFRCCESLLAANGLLVLQFISIPDERYDEYRRSSDFIKEYIFPGGCLPCLSRVTSAMTAGSRLCVEHLENIGIHYYQTLRYWRKNFLDHQSKICSLGFDDKFIRTWEYYFDYCAAGFKTRTLGNYQIVFSRPGNVVAFSDS; this is encoded by the exons ATGAGAGTAGCAGTGATTGGAGGAGGCATAAGCGGATTAGGTGCAACGTACGAGTTAGCAAAAGCAGGAATTAATGTGGTTTTGTACGAGAAAGAAGAACGCCTTGGTGGACATTCTAAGACCGTTTGTTTTGATGGTGTTCATTTAGACCTTGGCTTCATGGTCTTCAATCGG GTAACGTACCCAAATATGTTGGAGATGTTTGAGAACCTCGGTATAGAAATGGAGGCGTCGTATATGTCATTCTCT ATGATTCAAGAAATTATCAAGTTTAAAGATGACACTATTac GTACCTTGAAGAGCTTGGAAACAACCCAGACATGGACCGTGATGAAACTCTTGGAAACTTTATCAACTCAAGAGGTTACTCCAAGTTGTTTCAGAAAGCTTATCTG GTACCAATGTGCGCTTCAATCTGGTCTTGCCCATCAAACACAGTGATGAACTTTTCTGCCTATTCCATTCTTTCCTTTTGTCGCAACCATCACCTTCTTCAG TTATTTGGCCGTCCACAATGGCTTACTGTGAAAGGGCGCTCTCATTGTTACGTAAACAAG GTTAGAGAGGAGCTGGAAGCGAGAGATGTGCAAGTAAAAACCAGTACAGAAGTGCATTCTGTTTCAACAACCAACCAGG GTTGTACGTTGTTTTGTGCAGACGGTACACAGGATGTTTACGATAGATGCATTATAGCTGTACATGCCCCGGATGCTATAAGAATACTAGGGAAAGATGCCACATTTGATGAAACAAGATTACTAGGTGCTTTCCAGTATGTTTACAG TGATATATACCTTCACCGAGATAAAACATTCATGCCTCGAAATGAAGCCGCATGGAGTGCATGGAATTTCTTGGGAAGCATTGACAGTAAAGTCTGTTTGACGTACTGGCTTAACGTGCTACAG AACATCTGCCAGACTAACGAAGACCCGTTTCTTGTAACCCTTAACCCACCTCACTTGCCAGAAAATGTGCTGCTAAAGTGGATAACTGGTCATCCTGTTCCCTCAGTTGCTGCAACAAAAGCTTCACTTGAGCTTGATAAGATTCAAGGAACAAGAGGAATTTGGTTCTGTGGAGCATATCAAG GTTATGGCTTTCATGAGGATGGGTTGAAG GCTGGCATGAGTGCTGCGCACAGTTTGCTTGGCAGTAGCTTCAATCTTCTGAAAAACCCGAAACAAATGGTGCCTTCATTGAAAGAAACAGCAGCTCGCCTTTTCGTTACAAGGTTCTTGAGTGGATTCATATCTGCTGGCAGCTTGAC TTTATTGGAGGATGGGGGAACTATTCTCGCATTCGAGGGTTCAAGGAAGCTCTGTCCATTAAAAGTTGCATTACGAGTTCATAACCCTCAGTTTTATTGGAAG GTTGCGACAGAAGCTGATCTAGGCCTTGCAGATGCATATATCAATGGAGACTTCTCATTTGTGGATAAAAATGAAGGTCTCCTTAACCTTTTCATG ATCTTTATATCCAACAGAGACTTGAATTCTTCTTCATCCTTGAATAGTAAGAG GGGTTGGTGGACACCGATGCTTATTACAGCCGGGATTGCATCTGCAAAATATTTCTACCACCATGTTTCCAGGCAAAACACACTTACACAAGCTCGGCGAAACATTTCTAGACATTATGACTTG AGTAATGACATGTTTTCGCTCTTTCTGGATGAAACGATGACTTATTCTTGCGCCATTTTTGAG TCAGCTAGCGAAGATTTAAGTGTGGCGCAAATGAGAAAAATTTCCCTTCTGATCGAGAAG GCCAGGGTAGAAAAACATCATGAGGTGCTTGAGATTGGTTGCGGTTGGGGAAGCTTAGCCATTGAAGTAGTGAAGCGAACTGGATGCAAATACACCGGCATTACTCTTTCTGAAGAGCAGCTAAAATTTGCAGAGCGCAGGGTCAAGGAGGCTGGCTTACAG GACCGCATAAGGTTTCTTCTCATCGATTATCGACAACTGCCAGACAACCATAAATATGATCGAATCATCTCCTG TGAGATGCTAGAGGCTGTAGGGCATGAATTCATGGAGGAGTTCTTTAGATGTTGCGAGTCGCTCTTAGCAGCCAATGGCCTTCTAGTACTTCAG TTTATATCCATCCCAGATGAGCGATATGATGAGTATCGAAGAAGCTCAGACTTCATAAAGGAATACATTTTCCCAGGCGGATGTTTACCGTGCTTGAGTCGCGTTACATCGGCAATGACTGCGGGATCCAGACTTTG TGTGGAGCATCTGGAAAACATCGGGATACATTACTATCAAACGTTAAGATATTGGCGCAAAAACTTTCTTGATCACCAAAG CAAAATCTGCTCACTTGGTTTTGACGACAAGTTCATAAGAACATGGGAATACTACTTCGACTATTGTGCAGCCGGGTTCAAGACACGGACACTAGGGAATTACCAG ATTGTCTTCTCACGACCTGGTAATGTTGTCGCATTCAGTGATTCATAG
- the LOC141633922 gene encoding heterogeneous nuclear ribonucleoprotein 1-like yields the protein MDADQGKLFVGGISWETSEEKLKEYFGQYGDVLQANIMRDKTTGRPRGFGFVHFSDPSVLDRVLQDKHSLDGRSIEAKRATSREEQQNTARTGNNGGRNGGGGGNIRTKKIFVGGLPPSLTDEGFRQYFEGFGHVTDVVIMFDQNTQRPRGFGFISFDSEDAVDRVLQSTFHDLDGKQVEVKRALPKDANPGMASRGSGGGSGAGSGNYSYNSSGNQSSYDSRMESNRYMQPQSAGGGFPSYGSSGYGAAGYGYGPASGGMGYGGYPGYGAPTNAAYGNPNVPSAGYGSGPGGAPRSSWNAQMASGYGASGYGNSAGPVGQSPTVASGYGSQGYGYGNYGGAPSSNTSGGAGGELQAGYGSGYADANGHGGYANGAQMGYGGGYGGAQSRQTQQ from the exons ATGGATGCAGATCAAGGGAAGTTGTTTGTTGGTGGGATTTCATGGGAAACAAGTGAGGAAAAGTTAAAAGAATATTTTGGACAATATGGTGATGTTTTGCAAGCTAATATTATGAGGGATAAGACTACTGGTAGACCTAGAGGTTTTGGTTTTGTTCACTTTTCTGATCCTTCTGTTCTTGATAGGGTTCTTCAGGATAAACACAGTTTAGATGGTAGATCG ATTGAGGCTAAGAGAGCTACCTCAAGAGAGGAGCAGCAGAACACTGCGAGAACTGGAAACAATGGTGGTAGAAATGGAGGTGGAGGCGGGAATATTAGAACCAAGAAGATATTTGTAGGGGGGTTACCTCCCTCTCTTACTGATGAAGGTTTCCGACAGTACTTTGAGGGCTTTGGCCATGTAACAGATGTAGTTATAATGTTTGACCAGAATACTCAGAGGCCCCGTGGTTTTGGCTTTATTTCTTTTGACAGTGAGGATGCAGTAGATAGGGTTTTACAGAGTACCTTCCATGACTTGGATGGTAAGCAGGTTGAGGTTAAGCGTGCGCTACCCAAGGATGCAAATCCCGGTATGGCTAGTCGCGGAAGTGGTGGTGGGTCTGGTGCTGGTAGTGGCAATTATAGTTATAATTCTAGTGGCAATCAGAGTTCTTATGACAGTAGGATGGAGTCTAATAGATACATGCAACCTCAAAGTGCTGGAGGCGGGTTTCCTTCCTATGGTTCTTCTGGATATGGTGCAGCTGGTTATGGGTATGGGCCTGCCAGCGGTGGGATGGGCTACGGTGGATATCCTGGATATGGGGCTCCAACTAATGCTGCATATGGAAACCCGAATGTGCCGAGTGCAGGCTATGGTAGTGGGCCTGGAGGTGCACCAAGGAGCTCATGGAATGCCCAAATGGCCTCTGGTTATGGAGCATCTGGATATGGGAATAGTGCAGGACCCGTGGGTCAGTCCCCAACCGTTGCCTCTGGATATGGAAGTCAAGGTTATGGATATGGGAACTATGGTGGGGCTCCCAGTAGCAATACCTCTGGTGGGGCTGGGGGAGAGTTGCAAGCAGGATATGGAAGTGGCTATGCTGATGCCAATGGTCATGGAGGATATGCAAATGGGGCTCAAATGGGCTACGGTGGCGGTTATGGCGGGGCCCAATCCCGTCAAACCCAGCAGTAA